One Acropora palmata chromosome 2, jaAcrPala1.3, whole genome shotgun sequence genomic window carries:
- the LOC141874098 gene encoding ubiquitin-conjugating enzyme E2-17 kDa translates to MALKRINKELQDLGRDPPAQCSAGPVGDDLFHWQATIMGPPDSPYQGGVFFLTIHFPTDYPFKPPKVSFTTKIYHPNINSNGSICLDILRSQWSPALTISKVLLSICSLLTDPNPDDPLVPDIARIYKTDRQKYGETAREWTRKYAM, encoded by the exons ATGGCGTTAAAAAGGATCAATAAA GAATTGCAAGATCTTGGACGCGATCCGCCAGCGCAATGTTCGGCAGGACCGGTTGGCGATGATT TATTTCATTGGCAAGCGACTATCATGGGGCCG CCCGATAGCCCCTATCAAGGTGGAGTATTCTTCCTCACAATACATTTCCCAACAGATTATCCGTTCAAGCCACCAAAG GTGTCTTTTACTACCAAAATATACCACCCAAACATTAACAGTAATGGAAGTATTTGTCTTGATATCCTGAGATCTCAGTGGAGTCCAGCTCTTACTATCTCTAAAG TTCTTTTGTCAATATGTTCCTTGCTTACTGATCCAAATCCTGATGATCCCCTGGTGCCAGATATAGCTCGTATATAtaagacagacagacagaaaTATGGTGAAACTGCAAGGGAGTGGACTCGGAAATATGCCATGTGA